The genomic interval aataaaataaaacaaaataagatcATCGTTTAACAAAACGATTCGATCCAAattcagaaataaaaaatagggAGCTAGCTAAGTAATTGTTATATACATGAAGAGAATGAAAAAACTTATAATTAAGCATATCAGTATTGATCAAGCATTATTGACCCTTTTGCCCATCTGAATATCTCCTGATGCAGGGCCGCCCGAAGGAGTACTCTTGTCTTCTTCAGAATCAACAAACTTGCGCCAGTAAGGGTGATTTCGCCACACAATTGACATTTCTTCAATGGGGACACCCTTAGTCTCCGGCAGGAACTTGTAAATGAAGAAACTCATTACCACTACCCAGAATGCAAAGAAGATGAACAGCCCAAACTTCAGATGGCACAACATTGAGGTGAAGACTTGTGCAATGGCAAAGGTGAAGATCATGTTCACGGAGACATTGATACTCTGAGCAGCAGACCTGATTTCCAGTGGGAAGATTTCACTGGGAACCAACCACCCTAGAGGACCCCATGACCATGCAAATCCAGCAACGTAAATGCAGATGAAGAACACCAATCCAAAAGCATACCACTTCGGCAATTCACCCGGGTTTCCAGTCATTCCAAATTTAGCAGCAATTGCTATTGTAATTATAACCTGTAtttgcataaataaataaatcaaatatgcaTGTAAATTAATAAGAAGCGCAAGATAAAGCTATATATACAAAGGAATCCAATTATAAAGAGATCAGACTTagaattatgatatatatacctGACATATGAACATTTGAGCGCCACCCTGAAGGAAAAGGGTCCTTCTTCCCCACCTATCAACACTAAAAATTGAAACCAGGGTTGCGAGAGAATTAACACTACCGGTAATCACAGCAGACATGAGCGAAGCACTGCTTCCGAAACCAATGGTTTTGAACAAAACAGGAGCATAAAAGGTGATCACGTTCATGCCAGTGAGCTGCTGGAAGAAGGGAATGCAAATGGCCATTGTGAGTTGAGGCCTGTACTTCCTTTGGAAAATGGTAGCCCAAGGATGTTTTACTAATTTAGAGGCTTCGCTGGCCGCCACAAGATCATTGAATTCCTCGTCTACGTTGGAAATACCTCGGATCTTCACAAGTTGTTCCTTGGCCTCGTCGTAATGGTTACGCTCTATCAGAGAGTTTGGAGTGTCGGGAAGACAAAACGAACCTATAATGATAATTAAAGCAGGGACCATGGCACCACCCAAGCTCAAGCGCCATCCCCAACCACCCTCAATCTGGGAGAAGAAGTAGTTCAGAAGATTGGCAATGAGGATGCCAATTGTAATTGCCAATTGGAACATCATGTTGAGAGCACCTCGGTATTTATATGGAGCCATCTCAGAGACGTAAATTGGCACAGACTgtaaacaaacatataataacTCAGATTATCATGTACGTATGTATAATAATTCAGACGTGTGAATCTGAATTAATCAGAAATTCaaaattgtttttgtatatatgataagAGACAGATCATATCGGacttgggttttttcttttacctGATTTGCACATCCAATGCCAAAACCAAGTAGCATACGGCCAACAATAAGCATCCAGATCCTATCAGCGAAGCCATTGACAAGCGCACCAACACAAAAAAGTATTCCACCCCAAAGCATCGTAGTCCGCCTCCCAAAATGTCTGGTTATGGTTGATGCAAAGATGCATGCGATCAAGGCAGCAAGATATAGGGACGAAGTAAACAGAGTCAATGTCTGACTGTCGAATTTGCAGTACTGATCATCAGAAGGTTTCACCGCTGCCTCCTTTTTGTATACAGCGGGAAAAAACTTTTCCAAGAAGGAGTCCATGGATGTAACTCCGCCTGTAACATTACAGAAACCCTAGATATATTAGCGacgaatacatatatatacggCCTGATCCTCTCCGTGCACTCGCAATCCAAAACGACAGGTAAAAACAGGATGCAAGGAacgattaaaaaacaaaagtgatCGAACTTGAGGATTGTTACCTGAAATTCCAAGATCATAACCAAAAATCAAGCCACCCGTGGCAGCGACTACGCATGTCAT from Juglans regia cultivar Chandler chromosome 2, Walnut 2.0, whole genome shotgun sequence carries:
- the LOC108999507 gene encoding sugar transport protein 12-like translates to MAGGVIASSDGRDYPGKLTFKVFMTCVVAATGGLIFGYDLGISGGVTSMDSFLEKFFPAVYKKEAAVKPSDDQYCKFDSQTLTLFTSSLYLAALIACIFASTITRHFGRRTTMLWGGILFCVGALVNGFADRIWMLIVGRMLLGFGIGCANQSVPIYVSEMAPYKYRGALNMMFQLAITIGILIANLLNYFFSQIEGGWGWRLSLGGAMVPALIIIIGSFCLPDTPNSLIERNHYDEAKEQLVKIRGISNVDEEFNDLVAASEASKLVKHPWATIFQRKYRPQLTMAICIPFFQQLTGMNVITFYAPVLFKTIGFGSSASLMSAVITGSVNSLATLVSIFSVDRWGRRTLFLQGGAQMFICQVIITIAIAAKFGMTGNPGELPKWYAFGLVFFICIYVAGFAWSWGPLGWLVPSEIFPLEIRSAAQSINVSVNMIFTFAIAQVFTSMLCHLKFGLFIFFAFWVVVMSFFIYKFLPETKGVPIEEMSIVWRNHPYWRKFVDSEEDKSTPSGGPASGDIQMGKRVNNA